From Myxosarcina sp. GI1, the proteins below share one genomic window:
- a CDS encoding daunorubicin resistance protein DrrA family ABC transporter ATP-binding protein, which produces MAAAVVIEHLQKNYGDVPAVKDISFTVGQGEIFGLLGPNGAGKTTTIRCLCTLAKPDGGKIEVSGIDAIAKPKAVRNCLGYVAQEVAIDKVLTGRELLKLQAALYHLPKQGMKQRIDGLIEVLGLTDYADKKTGTYSGGIRKRLDLAAGLLHQPEVLVLDEPTVGLDIESRMVVWEFLRQLKAAGTTVLITSHYLEEIDALADRLAIIGDGLIIDEGSPSELKDKLGGDRVTLRIREFTPDTEADKAKHILESLPFVEEVIINKVQGNTINLIVSSGQSSLSKIEQSLAEVDLPTFSLAQSRPSLDDVYLAATGLTLMDAEMAAASTRDLKKEKKQQMK; this is translated from the coding sequence ATGGCTGCTGCCGTCGTAATCGAACATTTACAAAAAAACTATGGAGATGTCCCTGCTGTTAAAGACATTTCTTTTACTGTCGGACAGGGAGAAATATTTGGTTTACTTGGACCCAATGGTGCGGGTAAAACTACTACAATTCGCTGTTTGTGTACCTTAGCCAAACCCGATGGGGGAAAGATTGAAGTTAGCGGCATTGATGCGATCGCCAAACCTAAAGCGGTACGCAATTGCCTGGGTTATGTGGCGCAAGAAGTAGCGATCGATAAAGTGCTAACGGGTAGGGAGTTACTAAAACTGCAAGCCGCACTCTATCATCTCCCCAAACAGGGAATGAAGCAGAGAATCGATGGTTTAATTGAAGTTTTAGGCTTGACTGACTACGCCGATAAAAAAACTGGTACCTATTCGGGGGGTATCCGCAAGCGGTTGGATTTGGCAGCAGGTTTGTTACACCAGCCAGAAGTATTAGTTTTAGACGAACCTACTGTTGGCTTAGATATTGAAAGCCGCATGGTCGTCTGGGAATTTTTACGGCAGTTAAAAGCAGCGGGAACAACCGTATTAATTACCAGTCACTATTTAGAAGAAATCGACGCTCTAGCCGATCGCCTGGCAATTATTGGCGATGGATTGATTATCGATGAAGGTAGCCCTTCAGAGTTAAAAGATAAGCTTGGTGGCGATCGCGTCACTTTACGCATCCGCGAGTTTACTCCTGACACCGAAGCCGACAAAGCTAAGCACATTTTGGAATCTTTACCCTTTGTCGAAGAAGTTATTATTAATAAAGTGCAAGGTAATACAATTAATTTAATCGTAAGTTCTGGACAGAGTTCTCTGAGTAAAATCGAGCAGTCTTTAGCCGAAGTAGATCTTCCTACCTTTAGCCTCGCTCAATCTCGCCCCAGTCTCGATGACGTTTATCTAGCAGCTACAGGACTAACCCTAATGGATGCAGAAATGGCGGCAGCGAGTACTAGAGATCTCAAA